The following coding sequences lie in one bacterium genomic window:
- a CDS encoding ATP-binding protein, with protein MNKNETNKFTLKIPSRTYNLGIIREFIQGIARQFGFSDDTIGEIQLAVDEACSNVIKHAYQYDNNKKIDIMVETNGSKLTIIISDRGKGFDPGKLETPEQRLQKHARGGLGIALIKKVMDEVSFDIHPGSRNEVRMVKYIS; from the coding sequence GTGAATAAAAATGAAACCAACAAATTTACCCTGAAGATCCCCAGCCGCACGTATAATCTGGGCATTATCCGGGAGTTTATTCAAGGGATCGCACGTCAATTCGGATTCAGCGACGATACGATAGGGGAAATCCAATTGGCCGTGGATGAAGCCTGTTCCAACGTAATCAAACACGCTTATCAATACGACAATAATAAAAAAATCGATATTATGGTCGAAACGAACGGCAGCAAGCTGACGATTATTATCAGCGACCGCGGCAAAGGTTTCGATCCAGGAAAACTCGAAACACCCGAACAGCGTCTCCAGAAGCATGCCCGCGGCGGTCTCGGTATCGCATTGATCAAGAAAGTGATGGACGAAGTATCGTTTGACATTCATCCCGGCAGCCGCAACGAAGTCCGCATGGTAAAATATATTTCCTGA